CGCATGTGGACATTAAGAATTTGTTCACGGCCACGGATATCCGGCAAGCCAACGGAAACCTGACGGTCAAAACGGCCAGGGCGCAGCAAAGCTTTATCCAGTACGTCAGCACGGTTAGTAGCAGCAATCACGATGACACCGGAATTGGCCTCAAAACCATCCATCTCGACCAGCATCTGGTTCAATGTCTGTTCACGTTCATCATTACCACCACCCATGCCAGCACCACGATGGCGGCCAACAGCATCAATCTCATCAATAAAGATGATACAAGGTGAATGTTTTTTGGCATTTTCGAACATGTCGCGGACACGGGAGGCACCGACACCGACAAACATTTCGACGAAATCAGAACCGGAAATCGTGAAGAAAGGTACCTTTGCCTCACCTGCAATAGCGCGTGCCAGCAAAGTTTTACCAGTACCTGGAGGGCCGACCATCAACACGCCGCGCGGGATACGGCCACCAAGCTTCTGGAACTTGGTAGGATCACGCAGGAAATCAACGATTTCGCTGACTTCTTCTTTGGCTTCATCGCAACCGGCGACATCCGCAAAGGTCACATTATTGTTGGTGTCGTCCAGCATCCTGGCTTTGGACTTGCCAAAAGAGAATGCCCCACCCTTGCCACCACCCTGCATCTGGCGCATGAAGAATACCCAGACACCGATCAGCAACAGCATCGGGAACCAGGAAATGAAGACTTGCGACAGGAAAGACTGCTCTTCGGGCTGTTTGACATCAAACTTGACGCCACTATCCACCAGATCGCGTATCAGACCCTTGTCCAGCACAGTAATCTGGGATTTGACCTTTTTACCTTCAGAATTGGTCGCCACGATGGTGCGGTTAGCCTCATCAATGGTCGCTTCCTTGATGTGCTTGGACCTGACCTCATCGAGGAACTCGGAATACGCAACGGATGTGACACCTATACCGCTGCTTTTTCCATCAAACTGCTTAAAAAGTGTAAAAAGCACCAGGGCAACCACCACCCATATAGCAGCTTTTGAAAACATATTATTCACGAGAACTCCTTGAACGCAGGATGCGCCATTTGATACTGTAAACGTTCATTCTACCCCCATTGGGTAGAGCTTGCTAGCCAGCATATGTTGGCAATATTGATGATTATCAAGAGGTAAATTCAATTATTCGGGATTTTTCAAGCCTTTTCCGAGCAAAAAGATCTCGGAAGACTTGTCTTTGCTGGCTTTTGGCTTCTTGTTGAGTACAGTTTTGAACTCATCTTTAAATAATGTCACTATCGTGTTATAGCTGGGACCATGGAAGCATTTCACCAACAAAGCACCGCCCGGCTTAAGATGCGCCTTGGAAAAAGACACTGCCAGTTCGATAATATATTCGACACGCGCCGCATCAACTGTTGAGTTACCAGACAGATTTGGGGCCATATCGGACAATACCAAGTCCACTTTGCGCCCCAACAATTTGGATTCCAATTGATCCAGCACTTCATCTTCACGAAAGTCGCCCTGGATGAATTGCACATCAGCGATAGGCTCCATAGGCAAAAGATCAAGGGCAAAAATCTCACCCAGGATGCCACCACCTTCTTTACCTGCGAGCTTATTCCTTACATACTGAGACCAGCTGCCTGGGGTTGCCCCGAGATCGACCACAACCTGCCCCGGGCGTATCAATTTTTCTGATTCATCTATTTCTTTTAGCTTGTAAACGGCGCGTGCACGATAGCCTTCCTTTTGTGCAAGTTTCACATAAGGATCATTAATATGGTCGTGAACCCAATTTTGATTGAATTTATTCTTTGCCATTCGCGTAAAATACTGCTTTTAAAGGAATTACTATGTTAAAACTTACGCCCGCTGAAAGAAGCGAACTCCGCTCCGAAGCACATGCACTGAAACCTATCGTATTAATCGGCGAAGCTGGATTGACTCCTGCTGTGATCAAAGAAATTGATGCTGGCCTGAATGCCCATGGCCTGATCAAGGTACGCGTATTTGGCGATGATAGAGAAGCACGTATCGGTATGTACGATACCATCTGCGCCGAGCTGAATGCAGCCCCAGTACAACATATTGGAAAACTTTTGGTAGTTTACCGTCCAAAACTGGAAGGCACGAAAGAAACCAAACTGGTTAAAAAAGGCAAAGGCATGCGAGAAGTCACTATCGTCAAGCCTAGCCCAAGCGGCACCAAAAAACCTACCGTGTCCAAAGTCATGGTCAAAGGCAATGAGCGTGTCACCCAAGGTGGTAATATCAAGCGCGCAAAACCACGCCAAAGCAGTGCAAAAAAATCATCTCTGGCCAACAGCTAAGCTTCAATACTGCTGACATCTGATCAGTACAACCCGGCCTGACCCGGCCGGGTAATTACCTCTCCCTACGCTTAAACAGCTGTTGCATCAACTGCTGCAGAAATTCATATTCACAGACTGAATATGAATTGATTAAACGTACATCACATCCAGCACCTCATACTCGCGCACACCAGCAGGTGCCTGCACACCAACAACATCACCGGCATACTTGCCTATCAGGGCTCGTGCGATAGGAGAAGTGATGGAGACCTTGCTCAACTTCAAGTCTGCTTCATCTTCACCAACGATCTGATAGCTGACTTTCTGTGAAGTTTCGAGGTCTTCCAGGTGGACTGTGGAGCCAAATACGACGCGCCCCTCGGCATCGAGTTCGCTAGGATCGATAATCTGCGCAGAACCAAGCTTGCCTTCGAGCTCAGCGATACGGCCCTCAATGAAAGCCTGGCGTTCCTTGGCGGCATCATATTCGGCATTTTCAGACAAATCGCCTTGTGCGCGTGCCTCAGCAATCGCATTGATCACATCTGGGCGCTCTTTGGTTTTCAGTTTATGCAATTCTTGTTTTAGCAATTCTGCACCAAACTTGGTGATAGGTACTGTACTCATGACATTCACACTTTTAAAAGTAAAAATACAGAGGCCACATCAGACACCAGCATTACCGATGCCATTTGTGACCTCTGTATCGAAGTTCATGTGCCCCGACCAAGTCAGGGACACTGTTATTTCTATCAGTTTAAGGTTTTATGCAGACCTTGTAAATCATAAACATGCAATTCATTGAGATGACGCATGCCTTCGACCGCAGCCTCAGCACCCGCAATGGTCGTGAATGTTGTTGCACGGGCAATCAATGCAGAGGTACGGATAGCGCGTGAATCAGTAATGGCATTGCGCTTTTCTTCCACTGTATTGATGACCATGGCAATATCATTGTTCTTGATCATATCAACAACGTGTGGCCGGCCTTCAACAACCTTGTTCACCACTGACACAGGAATTCCCTCAGCAGCAATTGCCGTTGCAGTACCACGCGTGGCAACGATGGAGAAGCCCATCTCCACCAGATCACGTGCAACTTTGACGCCACGTGGTTTATCGCTGTTCTTGATACTCAGGAATACCTTGCCAGACGTTGGCAATTTCACGCCTGCGCCCAATTGCGATTTCACGAAAGCTTCACCAAAGGTTTTACCCACACCCATGACTTCACCCGTCGATTTCATCTCTGGGCCAAGAATGGTATCAACGCCCGGGAACTTCACGAACGGGAATACGGCTTCCTTGACGCTGAAATAAGGTGGCACGACTTCTGCACCTATGCCTTGTGAATCGAGAGACTGACCGACCATACAACGGGCAGCAATCTTGGCCAGTTGCAGGCCAGTAGCCTTGGATACATAAGGCACGGTACGCGATGCACGTGGATTCACTTCCAGCACGAACACGACATCTTTGCCATCTTGCTGCTGAATCGCAAACTGCACGTTCATCAGGCCAACGACATTCAAACCTTTTGCCATCAGCGCAGTCTGGCGCTTGAGTTCAGCAATGGTTTCTTGCGACAGGGAATAGGGTGGCAAGGAACATGCAGAGTCACCGGAGTGGACGCCAGCCTGTTCGATATGCTCCATGACGCCACCGATGAAGGTGCGCTCGCCATCAGACAGACAATCAACATCAACCTCAATCGCATCATTGAGGAAGCGGTCAAGCAAAACTGGCGAATCATGGGAGACCTTGACGGCTT
This is a stretch of genomic DNA from Undibacterium sp. KW1. It encodes these proteins:
- the ftsH gene encoding ATP-dependent zinc metalloprotease FtsH; this encodes MNNMFSKAAIWVVVALVLFTLFKQFDGKSSGIGVTSVAYSEFLDEVRSKHIKEATIDEANRTIVATNSEGKKVKSQITVLDKGLIRDLVDSGVKFDVKQPEEQSFLSQVFISWFPMLLLIGVWVFFMRQMQGGGKGGAFSFGKSKARMLDDTNNNVTFADVAGCDEAKEEVSEIVDFLRDPTKFQKLGGRIPRGVLMVGPPGTGKTLLARAIAGEAKVPFFTISGSDFVEMFVGVGASRVRDMFENAKKHSPCIIFIDEIDAVGRHRGAGMGGGNDEREQTLNQMLVEMDGFEANSGVIVIAATNRADVLDKALLRPGRFDRQVSVGLPDIRGREQILNVHMRKVPISADVKADVLARGTPGFSGADLANLVNEAALFAARRNKRLVEMMDFEDAKDKIYMGPERRSMVMREEERRNTAYHESGHAVVAKLLPKADPVHKVTIMPRGFALGVTWQLPEHDNLSGYKDKMLEEISILFGGRIAEEIFVGQMSTGASNDFSRATKLARSMVTRFGMSDSMGVMVYEDSQSEGYFGGPSKTISEATQQKVDAEIRSILDTQYALSRKLLEENRDKVEAMTKALLDWETIDADQVNDIMNGIDPRPPKQSQSSNRPSSGSSSGGVSPNATAPA
- a CDS encoding RlmE family RNA methyltransferase, whose amino-acid sequence is MAKNKFNQNWVHDHINDPYVKLAQKEGYRARAVYKLKEIDESEKLIRPGQVVVDLGATPGSWSQYVRNKLAGKEGGGILGEIFALDLLPMEPIADVQFIQGDFREDEVLDQLESKLLGRKVDLVLSDMAPNLSGNSTVDAARVEYIIELAVSFSKAHLKPGGALLVKCFHGPSYNTIVTLFKDEFKTVLNKKPKASKDKSSEIFLLGKGLKNPE
- a CDS encoding YhbY family RNA-binding protein, whose amino-acid sequence is MLKLTPAERSELRSEAHALKPIVLIGEAGLTPAVIKEIDAGLNAHGLIKVRVFGDDREARIGMYDTICAELNAAPVQHIGKLLVVYRPKLEGTKETKLVKKGKGMREVTIVKPSPSGTKKPTVSKVMVKGNERVTQGGNIKRAKPRQSSAKKSSLANS
- the greA gene encoding transcription elongation factor GreA, with translation MSTVPITKFGAELLKQELHKLKTKERPDVINAIAEARAQGDLSENAEYDAAKERQAFIEGRIAELEGKLGSAQIIDPSELDAEGRVVFGSTVHLEDLETSQKVSYQIVGEDEADLKLSKVSITSPIARALIGKYAGDVVGVQAPAGVREYEVLDVMYV